The window GCTGCTATTCGTCTGCCGATGAGGGGAGGCGCACATGAGCATCAACCGAGCTTCTCGAAGCTATAGTATTCTCATCGCAGACGCGGCCGCATCTGTCGTTAATACGGCTTGCACAGCATGGCGGCTGCACGACCGGACCGACAGAGAAGGCACAAGTGATCGGACCATAAGCGAAAGCGAAGAGATCGACCAAAACGAAAAGCCGGCGCAGTGGCCGGCCCCGCAAATCTTCAATAGCTTGATATGCTCAATGGAAGTACATCATAATCACTTCGATATCCGACGTGATGCGGGGCTGACGGTCAGTCAAGTGAGCGTCCACAATGCGGCGCGCAACCAAGTGCGTAACGATATCTCCGAGATCGCGGGCGGCTGAGAGAATGGTCCATACCTCAGCTAGTAGCGCTTGGCGTTCTGGCGGGACGGACATGCCCCTGTCCTCCTCAAGCCGGAACGACACGGACGGGAGCATCGGATATCGTCGCCTCGTATTCACCAAAGAACGGCCATCAATGGACGCTCCTATGTGCTTTTCGATGTATAGAACGAGGCCGGCACGAACCGCCTCAATGAACTCGGTCGCCGTCAGTCAAATGATCTCTTTGCTCTCCATCTCCCCCCTGAGGTACGCCGAGATGCTTTGAAACGCCGCGCCCAGCGTGCCGCCGAGCGAGGAGACGATGGCGAGCGCGACCCCGGCGCGGAGGACCGAGTACTCGCCCGAGGTGACCCCGCGGGCAGGATCACGGCTCCCAGGTTCGGCATCCGCAGCGGAAGACGTTGCGCAAGACGATGGCGATCAAACGCGATCACTTCGCGGTCGTCGTCCGTCACTGGGTTGTCGTGCATGTGGTCGATAGCAGCGAGGTCGATGGCTTCACTGCTGCGGGCCGTCTCGGCGACGACCAACTCGATTTGCTCGCGCTTCAGCGCAGTGAGCCGCTGCGCCTCCGCAATCAACGTGCCAGCCGCTCGGTCATTTGCGGCACTTGACGAAAGCGACCTGAACAGCCGGCTCCAGGTACACGACGTGATCGCCTTCAGGACGCGGTGCACGAAGATGGATTTCATCTCGATCTCGATTACCCCGGAGAGCTTGGTGTCGCCACACCGTGAGCAGCCCGCGGGCAACGCCATTGCGCCGCGCCACCTCGGAGATGTTCGCCCCCTCCTCGAAGCTCTCCGCTACGATCCGGGCCTTCTCTTCGCCCGTCCATCGCCGCCGCTGTCCGGTGATCACCTCGACCCGACGATAGGAATCACCTTCCTGCCTGGCATCAAGCATGGTATTTGCCATCGTTGCACCTCCACCGATCAGCTCATGCCAGGCTGTATCGCAGGCGAGCCTCACGATGGCGAGGTGGGGGCTTCATCCCGGTTACGTTGATCCAACCCGATCGGTCAGGGGATGCGGGGCCTTGGGCGACGTAACACGACCTGCGACGAAAATTCGTTGCGATCGAAGGTGCAGATGCGCTTGCGCCGCCCGCCCCTATGTCCCTATGTCCCCGCACGTACGATCTGGGGAACGGCGGCGCAAGAGGACTGGCCCCTGGGCGATGAGGCTGATGCTGATCAATTGTCGACGCCCTACACACAAAGATCCGGTACGATGATCGATCGTATCGTACCGCGCTCGTTGCGGAATCAGCAACAAGAGGTTTGCCCAACGACTCTTTGTGCTTTTCAGAAGAGAGCTTGGCCAACGATTTCACGGTCCGAGACTTTGATACCCCGATGCGGTGAGACGCATGTTGCCCGGCAGCGCACGCCAATACCTAGCCAGGCCTCCAAAGCGATCGTCAGTCTCTGGAGACAAATCGGCGTGGGTCTGGTTCGCTACGGCAAGTTCTGCGATTAGTAAGGCTACCGATACACCGCTAGCCGGTGCCTTCTCCCAAGACTTGGTAGGTTGAACTTAGTTGGACAGCGCCCTCTAATGACCAATGATCAGGCGACCTGCAAGCCGAAAGGCGAGCCCAAGTTTGCCGGAGACGGCGTGGGGTTTCGGCGAACGTCTCTTCGGGCGATTTTGACAATGGAAGCGGTAGGCCACACGATGCTCCGTACTCTCATTCTAATTGCCTTAGCGTTTCGTCACGACAAGATCGAGCGCTCAGGGTACCGACGCCAACCCTATCTATGTTGACCAAGGTATGGATTGGACCGCGTATGGATTGGACCGCGGCAGCGAGAGCGGATTTCTATTCGCGCGATCAGGGTTCGCGTTTGATTTCGTTATCTTGGATGCAGGCCCTGAAGCAAACGAACGGACAGCCGTTCCTCGCGGATGGCTTGTCACGGTACGGGTATCTACGGAATCCTGCAAACACGGCCAACCTTCCCGCCGGCTTTCACGCTTCTGGCCCTCAAGACTTCCAGGTCGTCGGAATGACCAGCTCGGCATGTCACTCGCGCCAGATCGAATTTGACGGCAAGGTGTATCGGGTGGATGGCAGTCCGGGGTTTGTAGACTTCTACGCACTGCTTGGCGATCTGGACAAGGCAGTCGGCGACGTGATCGCCAGCGACAGCTCGTTCGCTCCGTTTTCTGCAGCTGTTCTGCGGTCCGCAACGCCGGATGCGGCCGATGTTGCGGAT of the Bradyrhizobium quebecense genome contains:
- a CDS encoding transposase; protein product: MANTMLDARQEGDSYRRVEVITGQRRRWTGEEKARIVAESFEEGANISEVARRNGVARGLLTVWRHQALRGNRDRDEIHLRAPRPEGDHVVYLEPAVQVAFVKCRK
- a CDS encoding di-heme-cytochrome C peroxidase, with amino-acid sequence MDWTAAARADFYSRDQGSRLISLSWMQALKQTNGQPFLADGLSRYGYLRNPANTANLPAGFHASGPQDFQVVGMTSSACHSRQIEFDGKVYRVDGSPGFVDFYALLGDLDKAVGDVIASDSSFAPFSAAVLRSATPDAADVADLRRQVDGWYLRFHTLMVRALPKNGWGVGRLDAVGMIFKRISGLDIGPPPDFMIPENMKTADAPVRYPFLWNSPRQDKRQWPGFANDGSDILGLARNVGEVLGVFTTFEPMRQGAIINFLDN